In Desulfofustis limnaeus, the genomic stretch TTACTGGCCAAGGGCTTCCTCCAATTCCCAGATCCGCGCCCGGATCTGCAGCAGCTCGGCCTGGCGAACCACCAGGTCGTCCATCTTGGCCGCCGCCCGCGTCACGTCCATCTCCTCGAGGTCGACGAGCGCCGGGTTGATCAGCACCGGGATATCGCGGGCGATGCCCTTGGCCTCGACCCGCAGGCTCGTCTGGCGGATCTTCAGCCTCTCCAGTTTCTCGCGCATCAGGTCGACGTTCGTGCGCATCACGCTCTCCCCAACAGGTGTTCGATCAGGTCGGCCAGCCGGGTATTGGCCGCCGTGTTCAGCCGGACCATGGTAGTCAGCTCCTTGCTCATCGCCTCGTATTCCTTGACCAGGTATACGTTGTCGTCGTACCGGCTCTGCGAGTCGCGGTTCTGCGTGCGCACCTCGTCGCGCAGGTCGATCATCGCCCGTGCTAGCCGGAACAGGGAGAGCGATAAAAACAGCGGCGGCAGCACGAACATCGCCAGCAGCACCGCCACCACATTCCAGCCGCTCATCGCGTTGACCAGGGCGACCACCGCCGACACGACGTTCAGTTCCTGCATCCGTTATCTCCTCTGTTTGTCTTCCTGGGCGCGTTCGCAGGTAATGCAGCGGGTGCAGCCGGGTGAGGCGATGCGTCGCGCCTCCGGGATCGGCTCGCCGCATTCGCTGCAGACCAGGGCAGAGGGGCCTATACGTTGGCCCTGGCGCAAAGCCGCTTTCAATGCCCGCTTGCGGTCTCGCTCTTCCGCTTCTTGTGCTCGGTCAAAAAGATCTACCACTCGTCAGCCTGTTGGAGTCGCTTGTTCAGTCAAACCTCGAAAATCCGGAAGCCTTGGTGGCATCCGGGTTCCGGGGTATCGAAGAGATGCTTGGTAAGTCCCGGTTTACCGAGGATAGGCGTGAGCTGGAACGTGAAGTACTTCAGTAGATGAATGGCACAAAATGGTACACCGGTGAATTTGATCGATAAATCAACAACATTTTGCCTTGCAAAAAGATTAAAAACGTAAGAGATAATATCTTGGTCTTTTCGGGAAAAAGTTCGGTGAGAGTAATAATCCTTATTGGGGGAGAGAGATGGAATTTATCGATCAGCTTAATGCGCTTTCAGCACGAGCACTCAAGCAAAGAGATATTATCAAAACCGAAGAAGCTACCAAGAACGCTCTTGTAATGCCTTTCATCCAGACGCTCGGCTATGACATCTTCGATCCTACCGAGGTGATTCCAGAATTTACTGCTGACGTTGGGAAGAAAAAAGGCGAGAAGGTTGACTACGCGATTGTTGCCGATGGCCAATTATCCATGTTGTTCGAGTGTAAGTGTTGCGGTTCTAATCTAAACGATTGCCATGCATCGCAGCTGAGACGCTACTTCCACGTGACCACCGCCAGGATTGCCGTTCTAACAAACGGTTTGGTGTATAGATTTTTTTCAGATCTGGAAGAGCCGAATAAAATGGATGAGAAGCCATTTATGGAAGTAAATCTGGTTGATATTGATCCACAAATTCTACCAGAGTTGAAGAAACTGACTAAGAATTCTTTTGAACTCGAAAAGATGCTGTCAACGGCGAACGACCTAAAATACACGAGAGAGATAAAGAACCTACTTGAATCGGAATTTGCCGCACCGTCACAAGAATTCGTCAAGCTTATCCTTAGCAATGTGTACTCAGGTTTAAAAACGCAGCAGGTGATTGAGCAATTTACACCAATAGTCAAGCAGGCCATTAATCTTTGGCTCCTCGTCGTTTTGTGTGGATTTGATTTTTCAAGAGATCAAACCCACACAAAACGACAAAAAGACAGAAAAACAACATGTTGTTTCATGGGATACCCCCAATCAGGGTACAAAGGCATCTCCAACAATGGCTGCCACCTGAGTGTCCGGAGAGCAGGGCTACTGAAGGCAATCCGAGGTTTTCTGCTCTGGGCGGCATCATTATCTCGGCCCATGCCGAACCCCCTGTCATAGGCAAATTCCACTTGAAACGACGAAGAGCCTAATCTTTTAATCAACGGCATGATCAATGACAGGTTGAAATCGGCCCTATCAAGAGAAACCGAAGAAGAACAGAAGTTGAAACAGAATGATGAGGATAAAGAACCACACAAGGATGGAGTAATAACCACTCAGGAAGAGCTTGAGGGATTCCTGATTGTTCGGGCTATCCTCCATGAGGTGGTTGATGTGTCAAGGGTTGTCCACAGGGACACGAAGAGCTATTTCGGAATACTACTGGACGACAACAACAGAAAGCCCCTGTGTCGGCTACATTTTAATACGGCTCAAAAATATATTGGTTTGATTGGTCCTGATAAATCTGAAACAAGATATCCAATACAAGGAATCAACGAAATTTATAACTTTTCTAAACAGATTAAAGAGACACTTGAGCGTTATAACATAGAACAGCAAGCTAGCTAGCATAGATCCACTATTTTGATTGGTCACTACCTCTTCCGCATTGCAACACCAGAAAGGAGTTCAGAGCCATGAAAAGTTGGATTAAAGAAATTCAAGACAACGGCAGGATTCTGCTACTTGGTGATGGAACCAAATACAAAGTCTCTTCTTATGACGCTTACGATACAAAGTTTTGGATGAAAATGGATAACGTGTCAGTGATTGGTAGTAAATTGACCAATCATATTCAAA encodes the following:
- a CDS encoding TraR/DksA family transcriptional regulator yields the protein MVDLFDRAQEAEERDRKRALKAALRQGQRIGPSALVCSECGEPIPEARRIASPGCTRCITCERAQEDKQRR
- a CDS encoding type I restriction endonuclease encodes the protein MEFIDQLNALSARALKQRDIIKTEEATKNALVMPFIQTLGYDIFDPTEVIPEFTADVGKKKGEKVDYAIVADGQLSMLFECKCCGSNLNDCHASQLRRYFHVTTARIAVLTNGLVYRFFSDLEEPNKMDEKPFMEVNLVDIDPQILPELKKLTKNSFELEKMLSTANDLKYTREIKNLLESEFAAPSQEFVKLILSNVYSGLKTQQVIEQFTPIVKQAINLWLLVVLCGFDFSRDQTHTKRQKDRKTTCCFMGYPQSGYKGISNNGCHLSVRRAGLLKAIRGFLLWAASLSRPMPNPLS